A window of Polaribacter litorisediminis contains these coding sequences:
- a CDS encoding serine hydrolase domain-containing protein, which yields MLVAKNEKAIYDNAFGKSNLELNTPMQLNTVFQIGLITKQFTAVSILMLAEQGKLNIKDNIEKYFPEYASNWKDITIYHLLNHTLRIKNSTPVGGKGFVSRTDMTSTELIAYFKIKNIFLWF from the coding sequence ATTTTGGTAGCCAAAAATGAAAAAGCTATATATGATAATGCTTTTGGGAAATCAAATTTGGAACTAAATACACCAATGCAGTTGAATACTGTATTTCAAATTGGTTTAATTACAAAACAATTTACAGCAGTTTCTATTTTAATGCTTGCTGAGCAAGGAAAATTGAATATTAAGGATAACATTGAAAAATATTTTCCAGAATATGCTAGTAATTGGAAAGATATAACCATTTACCATTTATTAAATCATACGTTAAGAATAAAAAATAGCACACCTGTTGGCGGCAAAGGGTTTGTATCTAGAACGGATATGACATCTACAGAGCTAATTGCCTATTTTAAAATAAAAAATATTTTTTTGTGGTTTTAA